One region of Terriglobales bacterium genomic DNA includes:
- a CDS encoding GIY-YIG nuclease family protein — protein sequence MQKEHVYYVYILASAARVLYIGMTSGLPRRIWKHQHKNYPGFTSHFHFRRLVYYEMYDRVDRAIAREKQLKRWRREKKIWLIERANPDWTDLSLDWFKEEPRLGLSTPAAVGGLRSG from the coding sequence TTGCAAAAAGAGCACGTCTACTACGTCTACATCCTAGCCAGCGCCGCGCGCGTGCTCTACATCGGCATGACCAGCGGCTTGCCCCGCCGCATCTGGAAGCATCAGCACAAAAACTACCCCGGATTCACCTCGCACTTCCACTTTCGCCGGCTGGTGTATTACGAGATGTACGACCGCGTCGATCGCGCGATCGCGCGCGAGAAGCAGCTCAAGCGCTGGCGGCGCGAGAAGAAGATCTGGTTGATCGAGCGTGCGAATCCTGACTGGACCGACCTGAGCCTGGACTGGTTCAAGGAAGAACCGAGGCTTGGTCTTTCGACTCCGGCCGCCGTTGGCGGCCTTCGCTCGGGATGA